In Papaver somniferum cultivar HN1 chromosome 1, ASM357369v1, whole genome shotgun sequence, a genomic segment contains:
- the LOC113340049 gene encoding uncharacterized protein LOC113340049 — translation MANISSSRLSTLGLFLLVLVGFNSQQGEGSVTKAFQCVAGYQCTEKTLLGDDVAPDFQGCGLGFWNQIGCNGDPIPNFGCVDYCAETYGADNVVDVDICSNYMNGSGLNWCFCCGA, via the exons ATGGCAAACATTTCTTCTTCTCGTTTGTCGACTCTCGGTTTGTTTTTGCTGGTTTTAGTTGGGTTCAATTCTCAACA AGGAGAGGGTTCGGTCACCAAGGCCTTTCAATGTGTAGCCGGTTATCAATGCACCGAGAAAACTCTTCTTGGTGATGATGTGGCCCCTGATTTCCAGGGATGCGGCTTGGGCTTCTGGAATCAGATCGGCTGCAACGGTGATCCGATCCCCAATTTTGGGTGTGTAGATTACTGCGCAGAAACATATGGCGCCGACAACGTTGTTGATGTGGACATCTGCAGTAACTATATGAATGGTAGTGGTCTTAATTGGTGCTTCTGCTGCGGTGCTTGA